The following are encoded together in the Equus quagga isolate Etosha38 chromosome 1, UCLA_HA_Equagga_1.0, whole genome shotgun sequence genome:
- the LOC124237850 gene encoding LOW QUALITY PROTEIN: Krueppel-like factor 17 (The sequence of the model RefSeq protein was modified relative to this genomic sequence to represent the inferred CDS: substituted 1 base at 1 genomic stop codon), whose protein sequence is MCSRPQAKMEQEAEGLSHWQVAQQQLEEDADKLMSILDMSPFPGSSGVHTSWNHGLPVIQHVPQCTEVERIPLVFVEAPRQNESEMGPQFSMLLPERGVSYYPQVTLTPSQMIYCWGVSPSQPGMMIFKEPQTMPLGESGIPGVAMPFSGNLRMPPSGLVPAPSGTSTMSHIRASTMPYSGPPTVPSNRDSLTPEMLLSPTMPSTEAQATLPSLAQMLAARDPRDLGMSPAGSPTLLALESQDTLLSQPASQEDLFLPKQPIPAPXRAEQNFRPQERAPRRRSPVSRPYHCQYENCGKAYTKHSHLVSHQRKHTGERPYKCMWEGCTWSFFRSDELGRHMRIHTRYRPYRCDQCGRQFMRSDHLRQHHRTHLQVLGSSDAQASNGQMPGPPAPGL, encoded by the coding sequence ATGTGTAGCCGACCCCAGGCTAAGATGGAGCAGGAGGCCGAGGGGCTGAGCCACTGGCAGGTGGctcagcagcagctggaggaggatGCTGACAAGTTAATGTCCATCTTGGACATGTCTCCGTTTCCCGGAAGCAGTGGCGTGCACACCTCTTGGAACCATGGCCTGCCAGTCATTCAACACGTCCCTCAGTGCACAGAGGTGGAGAGGATCCCCTTGGTCTTTGTAGAGGCACCTAGGCAGAATGAGAGTGAAATGGGGCCACAGTTTAGTATGTTGCTGCCTGAGCGTGGTGTGAGCTACTACCCCCAAGTGACTCTTACTCCTTCCCAGATGATTTACTGTTGGGGAGTGTCTCCCTCCCAACCAGGAATGATGATTTTCAAGGAACCCCAGACGATGCCTTTAGGAGAGTCCGGTATTCCAGGGGTGGCCATGCCCTTCAGTGGGAATCTAAGGATGCCCCCCAGTGGGCTAGTCCCAGCTCCTAGTGGAACCTCAACAATGTCCCACATCAGGGCATCAACCATGCCTTATTCTGGCCCCCCAACAGTACCTTCTAACAGAGACTCTTTAACACCTGAAATGTTATTGTCCCCAACCATGCCTTCCACTGAGGCCCAGGCAACACTCCCCTctttggctcagatgttagctgcTAGAGATCCCCGCGACCTTGGGATGTCCCCAGCTGGCTCTCCAACATTGCTGGCATTAGAATCCCAGGACACTCTTCTGAGCCAGCCAGCCTCCCAGGAAGACCTCTTCCTACCCAAGCAGCCCATACCTGCTCCGTAGAGAGCAGAGCAGAATTTCAGACCCCAGGAAAGGGCTCCCAGGAGGAGATCCCCAGTTTCAAGGCCTTACCACTGTCAGTATGAGAACTGTGGAAAAGCATATACTAAGCACTCCCACCTTGTGAGTCACCAACGCAAACACACAGGTGAGAGGCCCTATAAATGCATGTGGGAAGGCTGCACGTGGTCTTTCTTTCGTTCCGATGAGCTTGGACGACACATGCGGATACACACCAGATATCGACCGTATAGATGTGATCAGTGCGGCCGACAGTTCATGAGATCTGACCATCTCAGGCAACACCACAGGACTCATCTGCAGGTGCTAGGATCCTCAGACGCACAGGCCAGCAATGGACAGATGCCTGGTCCTCCTGCTCCTGGTCTTTAG